Proteins from a genomic interval of Schistocerca piceifrons isolate TAMUIC-IGC-003096 chromosome 3, iqSchPice1.1, whole genome shotgun sequence:
- the LOC124788303 gene encoding DNA/RNA-binding protein KIN17 yields MGKHEVGTPKYIANKIKAKGLQKLRWYCQMCQKQCRDENGFKCHMMSESHQRQLLLFADNADKYIDEFSKEFCDGYLELLKRQFGTKRVHANRVYQDYISERHHLHMNSTQWETLTDFVKWLGREGKCVVDETEKGWYVQYIDRDPETIALQEAMMKKEKMDKDDQEKMMEFLQKQIERGRDCSKPVSSTYTEFVRQNEEEKLKLNLNLINLKKKDDVKTEFKMPLLPGNIPGSEQSKKRSLNDTASESEKKKVMKEKAKASALDAIINEEEAKKEKLNRKDYWLTKDIVVKIITKSLGDKYYKKKGVIVEVIDKYVAVVSVFETGHKLKLDQAHLETVIPAVGRKVKVVNGAYRGCEAVLKHLDEKNFCVSVEVASGPLKGRIVEGVQYEDISKIHVPS; encoded by the coding sequence ATGGGAAAACATGAAGTTGGGACACCTAAGTACATTGCCAATAAAATTAAGGCAAAAGGCTTACAGAAGCTCCGCTGGTACTGTCAGATGTGTCAGAAGCAGTGCAGAGATGAGAATGGTTTCAAGTGTCACATGATGTCAGAGTCTCACCAGCGACAGCTGCTGCTTTTTGCTGACAATGCTGACAAATACATTGATGAATTTTCGAAAGAGTTCTGTGATGGttacttagaattactgaaacgacAGTTTGGAACAAAGCGTGTTCATGCAAATCGTGTGTACCAGGACTACATTTCCGAACGTCATCATCTTCACATGAACTCTACTCAGTGGGAAACACTTACAGATTTTGTGAAGTGGTTAGGGCGTGAAGGCAAATGTGTTGTGGATGAAACTGAGAAAGGTTGGTATGTGCAGTATATTGATAGAGACCCAGAAACTATTGCCCTgcaagaagcaatgatgaaaaaggaaaaaatggaTAAAGATGATCaagaaaaaatgatggaatttttgcaGAAGCAAATTGAAAGAGGAAGAGACTGTTCAAAGCCAGTATCCAGTACCTATACAGAATTTGTCCGACAAAATGAGGAAGAGAAATTGAAATTAAATCTGAACCTCATTAACTTGAAGAAGAAAGATGATGTTAAAACTGAATTTAAAATGCCACTTTTACCAGGAAACATCCCAGGGTCTGAACAAAGTAAAAAGAGATCTCTTAATGATACTGCTAGTGAATCTGAGAAAAAaaaggtaatgaaagaaaaagccaaaGCATCCGCATTGGATGCTATCATTAATGAAGAAGAGGCAAAAAAGGAAAAGCTCAACCGGAAGGATTATTGGTTGACGAAAGACATTGTagtcaaaattattacaaaatctcTAGGTGACAAATATTACAAGAAAAAGGGAGTAATTGTAGAAGTTATTGACAAGTATGTAGCTGTTGTTTCTGTGTTTGAAACAGGGCACAAGCTTAAATTAGACCAAGCACATTTAGAAACTGTTATTCCTGCTGTTGGTCGTAAAGTGAAAGTTGTGAATGGTGCATATAGAGGTTGTGAGGCAGTTTTGAAACATCTTGACGAGAAAAATTTTTGTGTTAGTGTTGAAGTGGCATCTGGTCCATTGAAAGGTCGAATTGTGGAGGGAGTTCAGTATGAAGATATAAGCAAAATTCATGTACCATCTTAA